The following proteins are encoded in a genomic region of Gemmatimonadota bacterium:
- a CDS encoding response regulator, with protein sequence MNEVRILLVEDEPNDVELTMRALRRNAITAEVTVARDGAAALAYLLGPGREPEEALPPLPSLVLLDLNLPKIRGLDVLRRLRQDTRTRLLPVVILTSSREEEDRRSGYLAGANSYIRKPVDFDEFLDVIRQLSAYWLSLNEPPPI encoded by the coding sequence ATGAACGAAGTGCGCATCCTCCTCGTGGAGGATGAGCCCAACGACGTGGAGCTCACCATGAGGGCCCTGCGTCGCAACGCCATCACCGCCGAAGTCACGGTGGCCCGGGACGGGGCCGCTGCCCTGGCGTATCTGCTGGGGCCGGGTCGGGAGCCCGAAGAGGCGCTGCCCCCCCTGCCTTCCCTGGTCCTGCTCGACCTCAACCTGCCGAAGATCCGTGGCCTCGACGTGCTGCGGCGCCTGCGTCAGGACACCCGCACCCGCCTGCTCCCGGTCGTCATCCTGACCTCTTCCAGGGAAGAGGAGGATCGCCGTTCAGGCTATCTCGCCGGCGCCAACAGCTACATCCGCAAGCCCGTCGACTTCGACGAGTTCCTGGACGTGATCCGACAGCTCTCCGCCTACTGGCTGTCCCTCAACGAGCCTCCGCCGATCTAG
- a CDS encoding EAL domain-containing protein yields MAQPLRLLLVEDSENDALLVIRELRKGGFDVDWERVFSADSLVHALDRRAWDLIIADYSMPGFTGTEALRLVTARGLDLPFIFVSGTLGEDTAVDAMKSGAHDYLMKGNLRRLVPAIERELREASVRKQSRHMEQRIQYLAYYDELTDLPNRALFRNRLEQALALARREQRTFALMVLDLDHFKEINDTLGHHAGDLVLKQVATRLRAVLRESDTLARLGGDEFALLLPSLAQEGPDVVARKLLEALEPPIAVEGQRLEVRASLGVVLYPQHGASPDTLLQRADVAMYLAKEQRSGASVYAPHLDRHSPLRLSMGAELVQAIASDDLQLHYQPLVDLRTGAVLGVEALARWAHPQHGPLAPERFVQIAEQTGSIRQLTNWVLRTGLRQCAAWRAAGLPLRLSANLSARSLEDDLPDQVARILADAGARPDWLQFEITETVLMADATRGSEVLARVHGMGVGIALDDFGTGYSSLTYMSRLPIDVLKIDRSFIVDVERGTDEFIVKAVIDLAHNFGLRVVAEGVETAPVLDRLRALGCDAVQGNLIAPPQPPGAFSAWMASWTGLPVLLEEGEPPAPS; encoded by the coding sequence ATGGCCCAACCGCTCCGTTTGTTGCTGGTCGAAGATTCCGAGAACGATGCGCTGCTCGTCATCCGGGAGCTGCGCAAGGGCGGGTTCGACGTGGATTGGGAACGCGTCTTCTCGGCCGACAGTCTCGTCCACGCCCTGGATCGCCGGGCCTGGGATCTCATCATCGCCGACTACTCGATGCCGGGATTCACGGGCACCGAGGCCCTGCGTCTGGTGACGGCTCGGGGGCTGGATCTGCCGTTCATCTTCGTGTCCGGCACCCTGGGGGAGGATACCGCGGTGGACGCCATGAAGAGCGGCGCGCATGACTACCTGATGAAGGGAAACCTGCGGCGCCTGGTGCCCGCCATCGAGCGCGAGCTGCGGGAGGCTTCGGTCCGCAAGCAGAGCCGGCACATGGAGCAGCGCATCCAGTACCTGGCCTACTACGACGAGCTGACCGACCTGCCCAACCGGGCCCTGTTCCGCAACCGACTCGAGCAGGCCCTCGCGCTCGCGCGGCGAGAGCAGCGCACGTTCGCGCTCATGGTGCTCGACCTGGACCACTTCAAGGAGATCAACGACACCCTCGGACACCACGCGGGGGATCTCGTGCTCAAGCAGGTGGCGACCCGCCTACGCGCCGTGCTCCGGGAATCGGACACCCTGGCCCGCCTGGGCGGAGACGAGTTCGCGCTTCTCCTCCCCTCTCTCGCGCAGGAGGGTCCGGACGTGGTCGCCCGGAAGCTGCTCGAGGCGTTGGAGCCTCCCATCGCCGTGGAAGGCCAGCGCCTGGAGGTGCGGGCCAGCCTCGGCGTGGTGCTCTATCCCCAGCACGGCGCCTCACCGGACACGCTGCTGCAACGCGCCGACGTCGCGATGTATCTGGCCAAGGAGCAACGGAGCGGAGCCTCGGTGTATGCGCCGCACCTGGATCGCCACAGCCCGCTCCGGCTCTCGATGGGGGCCGAGCTGGTGCAGGCGATCGCCTCCGACGATCTGCAACTCCACTACCAGCCGCTGGTCGACCTGCGCACGGGAGCGGTGCTGGGGGTCGAAGCGCTCGCCCGGTGGGCCCACCCGCAACATGGGCCGCTGGCGCCGGAGCGCTTCGTCCAGATCGCGGAACAGACCGGCTCGATCCGGCAGCTGACGAATTGGGTCTTGCGAACCGGCCTGCGCCAGTGCGCAGCCTGGCGGGCCGCAGGCTTGCCGCTGCGCCTGTCGGCCAACCTGTCCGCCCGTTCCCTGGAGGACGACCTGCCCGACCAGGTCGCACGGATCCTCGCCGATGCGGGTGCACGCCCGGACTGGCTGCAGTTCGAGATCACGGAGACGGTGCTGATGGCCGATGCCACCCGAGGCAGCGAGGTCCTCGCGCGCGTCCACGGCATGGGCGTCGGCATCGCGCTCGACGACTTCGGCACCGGATACTCCTCGCTCACCTACATGTCGCGCCTCCCCATCGACGTCCTCAAGATCGACCGCTCGTTCATCGTGGACGTCGAGCGCGGGACCGACGAGTTCATCGTGAAGGCCGTGATCGACCTGGCCCACAACTTCGGGCTGCGGGTCGTCGCGGAAGGCGTGGAGACGGCGCCGGTGCTGGACCGCCTGCGGGCGCTGGGGTGTGACGCGGTACAGGGCAATCTCATCGCGCCCCCGCAACCCCCGGGCGCCTTCTCTGCCTGGATGGCATCGTGGACCGGCCTTCCCGTACTGCTGGAGGAAGGGGAGCCGCCGGCCCCGAGCTGA
- a CDS encoding Ig domain-containing protein, with protein sequence MRSRSLPAALIVSTLGACDRGSTAPDTGTLLVRLAAETGAIAPDRGELVLRGPSDRTRPLDGATATTVPGLRPGRYAVHAEAWDADDAVWALGSTDVDVGAGIPTDVTLVLTSFVPAAPTPSDVPTEGGSASFTVPPLPGAGTYDWVWGRDSLFADGRSSSVSGPSATLAFDSSGSWRVRVRGRTSAGRPGRWSAATAVAVQPRPALVLHPGAITWQTADGSTDTLAADVLVATLPDAVVEGLVVETVAPVPWLDARLEGSRTPTTLALRAHTSGLASGLYTAVVRVGAPDAATGRDLPVQLEILAAPPPPPPPAPPTVRILQPGVNETFAVGTPIRLRADALDPETGPLAGAQIEWRWRGYPPLGGVLGTGTDVTWTPQEHEAGSYSIEVVATDPGGLADTASVAVTVLGGTFSGRTWGPPSNSPITATSFFVELHGDEVGGNIGMFDLRLEYGPTPALGTVYPFGAGYGGFAGGSQPAFQHELGGLEPSSRYWFEWVLTYARGTVRTGVDSATTGTPITILNDSLPNGVVGVPYHVALDAVGGDPRVDPVHAFTLTPSSGPLPPGLSLQGLPVVLAGTPVTAGSWTFELEAWDFVGCCVAPARRTFTLVVH encoded by the coding sequence ATGCGCTCCAGATCCCTCCCCGCGGCGCTGATCGTCTCCACGCTGGGCGCATGCGACCGTGGAAGCACCGCCCCCGACACGGGGACGTTGCTCGTCCGCCTGGCCGCCGAGACCGGTGCGATCGCGCCCGACCGCGGGGAGCTGGTGCTGCGGGGGCCTTCCGACCGGACGCGACCGCTCGACGGCGCCACCGCCACGACGGTGCCGGGGCTGCGACCGGGACGCTACGCCGTGCACGCCGAGGCCTGGGACGCGGACGACGCCGTGTGGGCGCTGGGCAGCACCGACGTCGATGTCGGGGCGGGCATCCCCACCGACGTGACGCTCGTGCTGACGTCGTTCGTGCCGGCTGCACCGACCCCGTCCGACGTGCCCACGGAAGGGGGCTCGGCCTCGTTCACGGTGCCCCCGCTCCCCGGTGCCGGGACCTACGACTGGGTCTGGGGTCGGGACAGCCTCTTCGCCGACGGGCGGTCCTCCTCCGTGAGCGGACCCTCCGCGACGCTGGCCTTCGACTCGAGCGGCTCGTGGCGCGTACGGGTGCGAGGCCGCACGAGCGCAGGACGCCCGGGCCGATGGAGCGCCGCGACCGCAGTGGCGGTGCAGCCGCGCCCGGCACTCGTGCTGCACCCCGGAGCCATCACGTGGCAGACGGCCGACGGCTCCACGGACACCCTCGCCGCCGACGTGCTCGTCGCGACCCTTCCCGACGCGGTGGTCGAGGGGCTGGTGGTGGAGACGGTGGCTCCCGTCCCCTGGCTCGACGCGCGCCTCGAGGGATCGCGGACGCCGACCACCCTGGCGCTGCGGGCGCACACGTCGGGCCTCGCGTCGGGCCTGTACACGGCGGTCGTGCGCGTGGGCGCCCCGGACGCCGCGACCGGCCGTGATCTGCCCGTGCAGCTCGAGATCCTCGCGGCACCCCCTCCTCCCCCGCCCCCCGCGCCTCCCACGGTGCGGATCCTCCAGCCTGGCGTGAACGAGACCTTCGCGGTGGGCACGCCGATCCGGCTGCGCGCGGACGCGCTGGATCCGGAGACCGGACCTCTGGCCGGCGCGCAGATCGAATGGCGCTGGCGCGGCTATCCTCCGCTCGGCGGTGTCCTGGGCACGGGAACGGACGTGACCTGGACTCCGCAGGAGCACGAGGCGGGCTCGTATTCGATCGAGGTGGTGGCCACCGATCCGGGCGGGCTGGCGGATACGGCCTCCGTCGCCGTGACGGTGCTGGGCGGCACCTTCAGCGGCCGTACGTGGGGACCCCCCTCGAACAGCCCCATCACCGCGACCAGCTTCTTCGTGGAACTCCACGGAGACGAGGTCGGCGGCAACATCGGGATGTTCGATCTCCGTCTCGAGTACGGGCCCACGCCCGCGCTCGGCACGGTGTACCCCTTCGGAGCCGGCTACGGCGGGTTTGCCGGGGGCAGTCAGCCGGCGTTCCAGCACGAGCTCGGCGGCCTGGAACCCTCCAGCCGCTATTGGTTCGAATGGGTGCTGACCTACGCCCGTGGAACCGTCCGGACGGGCGTCGACTCCGCTACGACCGGCACGCCGATCACGATCCTCAACGACTCCCTCCCGAACGGGGTCGTGGGCGTGCCGTATCACGTGGCGTTGGACGCCGTGGGCGGGGACCCCCGTGTGGATCCGGTGCACGCCTTCACGCTGACGCCGTCGAGTGGCCCCCTGCCCCCGGGGCTGTCCCTCCAGGGCCTGCCCGTGGTGCTCGCGGGCACACCGGTCACTGCGGGAAGCTGGACGTTCGAGCTGGAGGCCTGGGACTTCGTGGGCTGCTGCGTGGCGCCGGCCCGGCGTACCTTCACGCTCGTGGTCCACTGA